One genomic region from Bufo bufo chromosome 3, aBufBuf1.1, whole genome shotgun sequence encodes:
- the DNAJC22 gene encoding dnaJ homolog subfamily C member 22 isoform X1: protein MGKRLIVAFGLWAIGGPLGLHHIYLGRDSHALLLMLTLGGFGMGWMWDFWKIPRLVSQVNKQEKKGNNKLKGGTPPASSIRFMVQVTTGIYFGLVAAIGLSSLTSYYVIALPLAVGLGVHLVATVGEQTSNLKNTLVAAFMTSPIFYGRAVSMIPISLTATITSQQHRQYRRQQQKDENLSLRLYRIGLAYLAFTGPLAYSALINTSRTISYVAGCIGSLLDWLSFFPSLSAMVERILLLPYRAWGLFTGGGFHDNNFKQWEKIYEFVASFQNVKEEMACKILGVNTDATIEEISHHYRDLVKVWHPDHNRHRPAEAEKHFLEIQAAYETLIQIQKMKNRGQ from the exons ATGGGGAAACGGCTTATAGTAGCTTTTGGCCTTTGGGCCATAGGTGGTCCACTTGGATTACACCATATATACTTGGGCCGAGACAGCCATGCCTTGCTTCTGATGCTTACTTTAGGAGGTTTTGGAATGGGGTGGATGTGGGACTTCTGGAAGATTCCACGACTTGTCTCCCAAGTAAATaagcaagaaaaaaaaggaaacaacaAGTTAAAAGGAGGAACACCACCAGCAAGCTCTATTCGTTTCATGGTGCAGGTTACTACTGGCATTTATTTTGGTCTAGTGGCAGCTATTGGATTATCTTCCCTTACCAGTTACTATGTGATCGCTCTGCCACTAGCTGTTGGTCTAGGAGTCCATCTTGTTGCGACTGTAGGTGAGCAAACCTCTAACCTGAAGAACACACTGGTAGCTGCATTCATGACATCACCAATTTTTTATGGCCGTGCTGTCTCCATGATCCCAATCAGCCTCACTGCAACCATCACCTCTCAGCAACATCGGCAATATCGACGACAGCAACAGAAAGATGAAAATCTCAGCTTACGTCTATACCGCATTGGGCTAGCCTACCTAGCTTTCACTGGCCCACTTGCTTATAGTGCTCTTATAAATACAAGCCGCACTATTAGCTATGTGGCCGGATGCATTGGGTCTCTGCTTGATTGGCTGAGCTTTTTCCCCAGCCTGAGTGCAATGGTGGAAAGAATCCTCTTGCTGCCATACAGAGCCTGGGGGCTTTTTACAGGAGGAGGTTTTCATGATAATAACTTCAAACAATGGGAAAAAATCTATGAATTTGTGGCAAGTTTCCAGAATGTAAAGGAGGAGATGGCCTGCAAG ATTCTAGGAGTGAACACTGATGCCACCATAGAAGAAATAAGCCACCATTATCGAGATCTTGTAAAGGTTTGGCACCCAGATCACAACAGGCATCGCCCTGCAGAGGCTGAAAAGCATTTTCTTGAAATTCAGGCAGCTTATGAAACTCTCATTCAAATTCAGAAAATGAAGAATCGTGGACAATAA
- the DNAJC22 gene encoding dnaJ homolog subfamily C member 22 isoform X2 — MSTCIPFSAIRSGWYNEKSLQILGVNTDATIEEISHHYRDLVKVWHPDHNRHRPAEAEKHFLEIQAAYETLIQIQKMKNRGQ, encoded by the exons ATGTCTACCTGCATCCCTTTCTCTGCCATAAGAAGTGGCTGGTATAATGAGAAGTCTTTACAG ATTCTAGGAGTGAACACTGATGCCACCATAGAAGAAATAAGCCACCATTATCGAGATCTTGTAAAGGTTTGGCACCCAGATCACAACAGGCATCGCCCTGCAGAGGCTGAAAAGCATTTTCTTGAAATTCAGGCAGCTTATGAAACTCTCATTCAAATTCAGAAAATGAAGAATCGTGGACAATAA